The following proteins are encoded in a genomic region of Gimesia algae:
- a CDS encoding TraR/DksA family transcriptional regulator — MVRKDAIIRLHKQLLDRRDELKKLVSDSSEGSSGSQSSVEDSGDAAIRARRQDLESHLAEIEYNELMQIRRAIALIQEGRYGHCESCNKNIPIARLKAVPYAMFCVSCAQQRESMGLSTNAVHGDWENAYEFEGRLNDQEVRIHDLDLEK; from the coding sequence GTGGTACGAAAAGACGCAATAATCAGGTTGCACAAGCAACTACTAGATAGACGTGATGAGCTGAAAAAACTGGTAAGCGACAGTTCAGAAGGTTCGTCTGGCAGCCAGTCGTCCGTTGAGGACAGTGGCGATGCTGCGATTCGTGCACGCCGCCAGGATCTGGAATCTCATCTGGCCGAGATCGAATATAATGAGCTGATGCAAATCCGCCGCGCGATCGCGCTGATTCAGGAAGGCCGTTACGGTCACTGCGAAAGCTGCAATAAAAATATACCGATTGCACGGCTTAAAGCAGTTCCCTATGCGATGTTTTGTGTCAGTTGTGCACAACAGCGCGAATCGATGGGATTATCCACTAATGCTGTTCATGGCGATTGGGAGAACGCATACGAATTCGAAGGACGGCTTAACGATCAGGAAGTCAGAATTCATGATTTGGATCTCGAAAAATAA
- a CDS encoding nitroreductase family protein, whose product MPDKSTPETVETIIRARRTEKVLCDIESIRPVPADVAERNREIVLQAIQTAGWAPFHYPRKVDGLAEPWRAHVLWHEEAKQAAIYLRDELHVTSKGPRLAAACSALVLVTWLPEFYDLESQQTSKIDRETQLARDEEHLAAASAMVQNLLLMLTAHGMGNYWSSGGKLRGPEMFNYLGIPEQERLLAAVFIEYPEMMDDSKERKAGSLRNDRSDQWIREVTL is encoded by the coding sequence ATGCCCGACAAATCGACACCCGAGACAGTAGAAACCATCATCCGAGCTCGCAGAACGGAAAAAGTACTCTGTGATATTGAGTCAATCCGGCCTGTTCCCGCTGACGTAGCAGAACGCAATCGAGAAATCGTACTCCAGGCAATTCAGACCGCGGGCTGGGCTCCTTTTCACTATCCGCGGAAAGTCGATGGTTTAGCGGAACCGTGGCGTGCACATGTTTTATGGCATGAGGAAGCAAAACAGGCTGCAATTTATCTGCGTGATGAGTTACACGTCACCTCAAAAGGCCCCAGGCTGGCAGCCGCTTGTAGTGCGTTAGTACTTGTAACATGGTTGCCAGAGTTCTATGACCTTGAATCACAGCAAACTTCAAAAATCGACCGTGAAACGCAACTGGCACGTGACGAAGAGCATCTGGCAGCGGCTTCAGCCATGGTCCAGAATCTGTTACTGATGCTGACTGCCCATGGTATGGGAAACTACTGGTCGAGTGGCGGAAAACTCCGGGGACCAGAGATGTTCAATTATCTGGGCATTCCAGAACAGGAACGCTTACTGGCAGCCGTCTTCATTGAGTACCCGGAAATGATGGATGATTCCAAAGAACGCAAAGCGGGCAGCCTGCGAAACGACCGGAGTGATCAGTGGATTCGCGAAGTGACCCTTTGA
- the folK gene encoding 2-amino-4-hydroxy-6-hydroxymethyldihydropteridine diphosphokinase, with protein MPDCYIAMGGNQGPVRETFSLALEHLDQHPEISVIKTSQWIETAPVGDQTADPFLNGAAHLSATLSPESLLSVLQQLEADMGRIREVRWGARPLDLDLLLFDQLIIHTKDLVVPHPACWYRRFVLDPLAEIAADVIHPEKQITIQELRQRLLAKPFQFVLAGLPSEEAAILIKNLRQQYPEVQFSSWETQGSVAPTSQEPALIAWLGSPASPTKFEDLPLIPRLNLSEYQQNSERIVHVLQSALDFQ; from the coding sequence ATGCCTGACTGCTATATTGCAATGGGTGGAAATCAGGGTCCTGTCCGCGAAACCTTCTCCCTGGCGCTGGAACACCTCGATCAGCATCCGGAAATTTCTGTCATCAAAACCAGCCAATGGATCGAAACCGCACCCGTGGGTGATCAGACGGCCGATCCATTTCTGAATGGCGCTGCGCATCTTTCCGCAACACTTTCCCCCGAATCTCTGCTTTCCGTGTTACAACAACTGGAAGCAGACATGGGGCGCATCAGAGAAGTCCGCTGGGGCGCTCGTCCGCTCGACCTGGATCTGCTGCTCTTTGACCAGTTAATCATTCACACGAAAGATCTGGTGGTCCCGCATCCGGCTTGCTGGTATCGACGGTTCGTATTGGATCCCCTGGCTGAAATCGCCGCCGATGTCATTCATCCGGAGAAACAGATTACGATTCAGGAATTACGCCAGCGTCTGCTGGCAAAACCCTTTCAATTTGTACTGGCGGGGCTCCCGTCTGAAGAAGCCGCAATCTTGATTAAAAATCTGCGGCAACAGTATCCTGAGGTGCAGTTTTCCAGTTGGGAAACTCAGGGTTCAGTCGCTCCAACCTCACAGGAACCCGCATTGATCGCCTGGCTCGGATCTCCGGCTTCACCCACAAAATTTGAAGATTTACCCCTGATTCCCCGGCTAAACCTCTCCGAATACCAGCAAAACAGTGAACGGATCGTTCATGTTTTGCAATCTGCGCTGGATTTCCAGTAA
- a CDS encoding trypsin-like peptidase domain-containing protein — MKNRYPLAFVLGLVVSVSLWNACFESPLSFKQLEAKVPSQSNPRQEHATLLPSTSPLHEGSRHLAKIAKLATPSVVHIQCERQTPRGAVEETGSGVIVRGDGASGLYIVTNRHVVRDSEGTSISISLHDGRVIHPQQKWEDKDTDLAILKINVSDVSPADWGDSDKLDIGHMVLAMGSPFGLSESVTLGIISAKGRRSLQLGSGSEVLNQNFLQTDAAINPGNSGGPLIDLEGKIIGINTAIASNSGGNDGIGFSIPSKLVRHVFNQLVKYGQVYRAYLGVQLDPEFSIATAGRLKMDRVRGARVVKVISNTPASRANLKYDDIILSFGGIDVLDQNHLINLVSLTPIDNRVSVVLLRSGRKVNVMVELANRRILDELERKQKETQQSRRPGTSAAPMSFQKMKNTTANDVLSGLQVHAMNADLAIQLGFEAVQTGLLVMDVDQQNSLSNVVKLYDVIEEVAGTPVNSLNDLRTVLEQTESLENLVLKVSNGKPGQPHHQLVIWKRK; from the coding sequence ATGAAGAATCGATACCCCCTGGCATTCGTATTAGGTCTGGTTGTTTCTGTTTCACTATGGAATGCCTGCTTTGAATCCCCGCTGTCATTCAAACAGCTGGAAGCTAAAGTTCCTTCACAGTCGAACCCCCGGCAGGAACATGCCACACTGCTCCCTTCTACGTCTCCATTGCATGAAGGCAGCAGACATCTGGCGAAAATAGCCAAACTGGCAACACCCAGCGTCGTTCATATTCAGTGCGAGCGCCAGACGCCCCGTGGCGCGGTAGAAGAGACCGGTTCGGGAGTGATTGTCAGAGGTGATGGCGCTTCCGGTTTGTATATTGTCACCAACCGGCATGTGGTACGAGATTCGGAAGGCACCTCGATTTCCATCTCTCTGCATGATGGTCGGGTGATACATCCCCAGCAGAAATGGGAAGACAAAGATACCGACCTGGCAATTTTAAAGATCAATGTCTCCGATGTGTCTCCCGCTGACTGGGGTGACAGCGACAAGCTGGACATTGGACATATGGTACTGGCGATGGGAAGCCCTTTCGGTTTGAGTGAATCGGTCACTCTGGGAATCATCAGCGCCAAAGGACGACGTTCCCTGCAGCTGGGCAGTGGATCAGAAGTTCTTAATCAGAACTTTCTGCAGACCGATGCCGCCATCAACCCTGGTAACAGTGGCGGACCGCTGATCGATCTCGAAGGAAAAATTATCGGCATCAATACAGCCATCGCTTCGAATAGTGGCGGTAATGACGGGATCGGTTTCAGTATCCCCAGCAAGCTGGTCCGCCACGTGTTCAATCAGCTGGTGAAGTATGGTCAGGTTTACCGGGCTTATCTGGGTGTGCAGCTCGATCCGGAATTCAGCATCGCGACTGCCGGCCGATTGAAAATGGACCGCGTGCGGGGTGCCCGGGTTGTGAAAGTCATCTCCAATACGCCAGCGTCGCGTGCTAACCTGAAGTACGATGACATCATTCTCAGTTTTGGTGGCATCGATGTCCTCGATCAGAACCATCTGATCAACCTGGTCAGTCTGACTCCCATCGATAACAGAGTCAGTGTGGTCCTGTTACGGAGCGGCCGGAAGGTTAATGTAATGGTAGAACTGGCAAACCGTCGCATTCTGGACGAACTCGAACGGAAACAGAAAGAGACACAACAGTCTCGACGGCCGGGAACCTCGGCTGCCCCCATGAGCTTTCAGAAAATGAAAAACACAACCGCGAACGATGTATTATCTGGTCTGCAGGTGCATGCCATGAACGCAGACCTGGCCATTCAACTGGGGTTTGAGGCCGTTCAGACCGGGTTACTCGTGATGGATGTGGATCAGCAGAATTCACTGTCAAACGTAGTCAAACTGTACGATGTGATTGAAGAAGTCGCCGGCACCCCTGTTAACAGCCTGAACGACCTTCGAACGGTTCTTGAGCAGACTGAATCACTGGAGAACCTGGTTCTGAAAGTCTCGAACGGCAAACCGGGACAACCACATCATCAACTCGTCATCTGGAAGAGAAAGTAA
- a CDS encoding LptF/LptG family permease: MFTTFDRYLLKRYFHVFVIGFIATYGLYVVFDGFTNIDGFQAGAEKVSSTGLEVEEGSSTSLLWIMLEFYFYQSSIFFDMISPILSVLAGVVVFSLMVRHGELNPVLSAGIPTYRLAIPLAIATIIVNCVMCVNQEVIIPSIADKLQAERGDMGNSAQFVEPVYDFSTRIMINGQEVFLTEQKMKNAEFVLSKPMVHDFVTVKSETAIYQTQTRTSPGGWLLKQASPKYQDLEIAEFARDIILPGTEANEIFIVTDVGCDQLCNRNFSSLISTPDLIARINNPSFSDLSIRKQKLDLHSRLTRPIMNLIAVLISIPFVLRKESRSLILNIAICACVMGGLFGVSQCFHYMGATKLISPDQAAWFPVITNGTLAAWFTNRVQT; encoded by the coding sequence GTGTTTACCACCTTCGACCGCTATTTACTCAAACGATATTTCCATGTGTTCGTGATCGGCTTCATCGCAACCTACGGCCTGTACGTGGTTTTTGACGGATTTACGAACATCGACGGCTTTCAGGCAGGGGCAGAAAAAGTCTCTTCGACCGGTCTTGAGGTAGAAGAGGGCTCATCGACCAGTCTGCTCTGGATCATGCTTGAGTTCTATTTCTATCAATCTTCCATCTTTTTCGACATGATCAGCCCGATTCTCTCCGTACTGGCTGGAGTCGTTGTGTTTTCCCTGATGGTGCGTCACGGGGAACTGAATCCCGTACTCTCCGCCGGTATTCCCACATACCGACTGGCCATACCACTGGCGATAGCAACGATTATTGTCAACTGTGTGATGTGTGTGAATCAGGAAGTGATCATTCCATCCATTGCGGATAAGCTTCAGGCGGAGCGCGGAGACATGGGAAACTCAGCTCAGTTTGTTGAACCGGTTTATGATTTCAGTACCCGGATTATGATCAACGGTCAGGAAGTTTTTCTGACTGAGCAGAAAATGAAAAATGCAGAGTTTGTTTTATCTAAACCAATGGTTCACGATTTCGTCACCGTTAAATCTGAAACCGCGATCTATCAGACACAGACCAGAACCAGTCCGGGAGGCTGGTTACTCAAACAGGCATCTCCGAAATATCAGGATCTTGAAATTGCTGAATTTGCACGTGATATTATCCTGCCCGGTACTGAGGCAAATGAAATCTTTATCGTGACGGATGTGGGCTGTGATCAGCTCTGTAATCGCAATTTCAGTTCGCTGATCTCAACTCCGGATCTGATTGCCAGAATCAATAATCCTTCCTTTAGCGATTTATCGATTCGTAAACAGAAACTGGATCTGCATTCCCGACTCACACGTCCGATCATGAATCTGATCGCAGTACTGATTTCGATCCCGTTTGTACTACGCAAAGAGAGTCGCAGTCTGATCTTGAATATCGCGATTTGCGCATGTGTGATGGGAGGCCTGTTTGGAGTTTCGCAGTGTTTCCATTATATGGGGGCAACAAAATTGATTTCACCCGATCAGGCCGCCTGGTTTCCCGTCATTACGAACGGAACGCTTGCCGCCTGGTTCACGAACCGGGTTCAGACCTGA
- a CDS encoding Flp family type IVb pilin: MQYLKKFLVEEDGPTAVEYAVMLAAIVMVCIAAIAAVGTRTNALFENATTEMQNHGM, translated from the coding sequence ATGCAGTATCTCAAAAAATTTCTTGTAGAAGAAGATGGTCCTACCGCTGTCGAGTATGCTGTCATGCTGGCTGCCATTGTGATGGTCTGTATCGCCGCCATTGCCGCGGTTGGAACCCGTACGAATGCCCTGTTTGAAAATGCGACGACCGAGATGCAAAATCACGGCATGTAA
- a CDS encoding DUF1501 domain-containing protein, producing the protein MLKILGSQKSKFCDQITRRNFLQIGGLALGGMSLPQILQAENSSPQRKKHKGIIMIFLPGGPPHQDMWDIKVDAPSEIRGEFNAIQTNVPGVEIGDQFPRMAQMADKFAFIRSMVGSDGRHDAFQCLTGQRFRNQPLGGWPSLGSVLSKKYGPVDPSIPPFLGLSPKMGHMEWARAGDPGFLGLAHAPFRPNGEGMADMTLNGVTLDRLDNRKKVLSSLDQFRSKVDASGMMEGLDSFNQQAFGILTSSKLADALDLSKEDQKLRDRYGRGTKQLRADGGPKLLDDFLTARRLIEAGARCVTLAFSRWDWHGGNFKRGREDMPMLDQGVTALIEDLENRDMLDDVTVVVWGEFGRTPKINANSGRDHWPRVSTAVVAGGGMKTGQIIGSTNRLGESAEDRPVHFQEVFATLYHNLGINVETATVDDLQGRPRYLVDTNQYKVMPELV; encoded by the coding sequence ATGCTCAAGATCCTGGGTTCTCAAAAAAGTAAGTTTTGCGATCAGATTACACGGCGGAACTTTCTCCAGATTGGTGGCCTCGCTTTAGGCGGCATGTCGCTTCCCCAAATTCTACAGGCGGAGAATTCTTCCCCACAGCGGAAGAAACACAAAGGGATCATCATGATCTTCCTGCCGGGAGGTCCTCCTCATCAGGATATGTGGGATATTAAAGTCGATGCCCCCAGCGAAATTCGCGGCGAATTCAACGCAATTCAAACAAACGTTCCCGGCGTCGAAATCGGGGATCAGTTTCCGCGCATGGCGCAGATGGCTGACAAGTTCGCTTTCATCCGTTCCATGGTTGGTTCCGATGGTCGACACGATGCCTTTCAGTGTCTCACCGGTCAACGCTTTAGGAACCAGCCCCTGGGTGGCTGGCCCAGCTTAGGTTCGGTCCTTTCGAAAAAATACGGTCCCGTCGATCCGTCGATACCGCCGTTCCTCGGCCTCTCTCCCAAGATGGGGCACATGGAATGGGCCCGCGCCGGAGATCCTGGTTTCCTCGGTCTGGCTCACGCACCATTCCGTCCGAACGGTGAAGGCATGGCTGATATGACGCTGAATGGCGTTACCCTTGATCGGCTCGATAACCGTAAAAAAGTACTCAGTTCGCTCGATCAGTTCCGCAGTAAGGTCGATGCGTCCGGCATGATGGAAGGTCTCGACTCATTCAACCAACAGGCTTTTGGCATTCTCACTTCCAGCAAACTCGCCGATGCTCTTGATCTTTCCAAGGAAGATCAGAAACTTCGCGATCGATACGGTCGGGGGACCAAACAGCTTCGCGCCGATGGTGGCCCCAAACTGCTCGATGATTTTCTGACCGCCCGTCGTCTGATTGAAGCGGGTGCCCGTTGTGTGACGCTGGCCTTCAGTCGCTGGGACTGGCATGGCGGCAACTTTAAACGCGGTCGCGAAGACATGCCGATGCTCGATCAGGGGGTGACGGCACTGATTGAAGATCTGGAAAATCGTGATATGCTGGACGATGTCACTGTTGTCGTCTGGGGCGAATTCGGAAGGACCCCCAAGATCAACGCCAACTCCGGCCGCGATCACTGGCCGCGCGTCTCTACTGCTGTCGTTGCTGGTGGCGGCATGAAGACCGGCCAGATTATCGGTTCCACCAATCGACTGGGAGAATCTGCAGAAGACCGCCCGGTTCATTTCCAGGAAGTTTTCGCGACCCTCTATCACAACCTGGGCATCAATGTCGAAACCGCGACTGTCGATGACCTGCAGGGACGTCCCCGTTATCTGGTCGATACCAACCAGTACAAAGTCATGCCCGAACTCGTCTGA
- a CDS encoding dipeptidase — MVEQVRSYLEQHQDQAVSELIEFLKIPSVSADSTLKSETRHGAEFVLKQLEAAGIESRLVETAGHPIVSGSWKKAAGKPTVLVYGHYDVQPPDPLDQWTTPPFEPDIRDGHIYARGATDDKGQMYTHIKSVEAWMKTHGELPVNVVFVIEGEEEVGSDNLDRFLAENKDLVACDIAVISDTSQYAPGIPAITYGLRGILACEVIVRGPRQDLHSGVFGGAVTNPGNGLAKMVAALHDDQGRVQIPGFYNGVLELTQEEREQFAALPFDEATFMSNLGVSEVAGEAGFSTLERRWARPTCDVNGMISGYTGEGPKTIVPAQARVKISCRLVPDQDPKALTQALEQFLRDQLPPGLTMEFIDFHGCRGLVFDFNSPYMSAARTAIEQAFGTSPVMIREGGSIPVVETFQSLVGVETLLLGWGQNTDNLHSPNERFSLESFRQGTLASALLWQELSEIQV; from the coding sequence ATGGTTGAGCAAGTTCGCAGTTATTTAGAGCAACATCAGGATCAGGCTGTCAGTGAGCTGATCGAATTCTTAAAGATCCCCAGTGTCAGTGCCGACTCAACATTGAAATCGGAAACAAGACACGGTGCTGAGTTTGTACTGAAACAGCTGGAAGCCGCTGGCATCGAAAGCAGGCTGGTGGAAACCGCCGGACATCCGATTGTGTCCGGTTCCTGGAAAAAAGCAGCCGGAAAGCCGACGGTACTGGTATACGGCCATTACGATGTGCAGCCCCCCGATCCGCTGGATCAATGGACGACGCCCCCCTTTGAACCGGATATTCGCGACGGACACATTTACGCCCGGGGCGCGACTGACGACAAAGGGCAGATGTATACACACATCAAGTCGGTCGAAGCCTGGATGAAAACACACGGCGAACTGCCTGTGAATGTGGTCTTCGTGATTGAAGGCGAAGAAGAAGTCGGCAGCGACAACCTGGATCGTTTTCTGGCAGAGAACAAGGATCTGGTTGCCTGTGATATCGCGGTGATCAGTGATACCAGCCAGTATGCACCGGGCATCCCTGCGATTACTTATGGTCTGCGGGGTATTCTGGCCTGTGAAGTAATTGTGCGTGGTCCGCGTCAGGATCTGCACAGTGGCGTATTTGGTGGTGCAGTGACAAACCCGGGCAATGGTCTGGCGAAGATGGTTGCAGCGTTACACGATGATCAGGGACGCGTGCAGATTCCCGGCTTTTATAATGGCGTGCTGGAACTGACCCAGGAGGAGCGCGAGCAGTTTGCAGCCCTGCCTTTTGATGAAGCCACGTTCATGAGCAATCTGGGTGTATCTGAGGTCGCCGGTGAAGCAGGCTTCTCGACGCTGGAACGCCGCTGGGCACGACCCACGTGTGATGTGAACGGCATGATCTCAGGATACACGGGGGAAGGTCCCAAAACGATTGTACCAGCTCAGGCGCGCGTGAAGATCAGCTGCCGCCTGGTTCCCGATCAGGATCCCAAAGCCTTGACGCAAGCGCTGGAGCAGTTTCTGCGCGATCAACTGCCGCCGGGACTGACGATGGAATTCATCGACTTCCACGGCTGCCGCGGTCTGGTCTTTGATTTCAACAGCCCTTATATGTCAGCAGCACGGACGGCCATTGAACAGGCATTCGGAACGTCACCTGTGATGATTCGCGAAGGGGGATCGATTCCCGTCGTCGAAACATTCCAGTCACTGGTCGGCGTGGAGACGCTGCTGCTGGGCTGGGGTCAGAATACGGACAACCTGCATAGCCCGAACGAACGCTTCTCGCTGGAATCGTTTCGGCAGGGGACCCTGGCCAGTGCCCTGCTCTGGCAGGAACTGTCGGAAATTCAGGTGTGA
- the rnhA gene encoding ribonuclease HI: MTDDAANQNALPFVQIFTDGACRGNPGPGGWGVILRHPSTGAEKEFSGGEAVTTNNQMELQAVISGLELLKRRSRVEVITDSVYVAKGSKEWMPNWKKNNWRRREGKSWKPVKNEEFWRKLDTLLEQHEVHFTQIKGHSGHPENERCDELAVEFALKLQSESEY, encoded by the coding sequence ATGACTGATGATGCAGCAAATCAGAACGCTCTTCCATTTGTGCAGATCTTTACCGATGGTGCCTGCAGGGGAAATCCAGGACCGGGAGGCTGGGGAGTGATCCTCAGACATCCTTCCACCGGAGCGGAAAAAGAGTTCTCCGGAGGCGAGGCAGTCACCACCAATAATCAGATGGAGTTGCAGGCGGTGATTTCCGGACTGGAACTGCTGAAACGACGTTCTCGTGTGGAAGTGATTACGGACAGTGTTTACGTTGCCAAGGGATCAAAGGAATGGATGCCGAACTGGAAAAAAAACAACTGGCGCCGACGGGAAGGTAAAAGCTGGAAACCTGTCAAGAATGAAGAATTCTGGCGGAAACTGGATACCCTGCTGGAACAACACGAAGTTCACTTTACTCAGATCAAAGGGCACAGTGGTCATCCGGAAAACGAACGCTGTGATGAACTGGCAGTCGAGTTTGCACTCAAGTTACAAAGTGAGTCTGAATATTAA
- the infA gene encoding translation initiation factor IF-1, translating to MAKEEAIEVEGTVTEALANTQFRVELENGHQVLAHVAGKMRKHFIRIVPGDKVVVEVSPYDLNRGRIVYRER from the coding sequence ATGGCCAAAGAAGAGGCCATTGAAGTCGAAGGTACAGTGACCGAGGCACTGGCAAATACTCAGTTTCGAGTCGAACTGGAAAACGGACACCAGGTTCTGGCGCATGTGGCCGGCAAGATGCGAAAACACTTTATTCGTATCGTCCCGGGCGACAAAGTCGTGGTCGAGGTATCCCCTTACGACCTGAACCGTGGACGTATTGTCTATCGAGAACGATAG
- the recG gene encoding ATP-dependent DNA helicase RecG, with amino-acid sequence MTASPLETPVQFLNGVGSDRGELLGKIGIQTVEDLLWHLPRSVLDLTDVRPVNELEEDQPASVCGKVVDLDARTISRGRTITAILLDCGTGFLKGTWFNQPWVIKRFFQGQLLMFSGKPKRRSGKWEISHPQFQVLEEDLDDPQGLILPRYSLTEGIKMYQMRRYIRAAVEEYAQLIPDYLPENFRETQSLIPLSQAVIQMHKPQTMEEYHAGVHRVIYDDLLEFQLALAMRRRLWTCVDNAPLLKVTAKVDARIRRLFPYDFTEGQNQAIEEIKVDLASGRAMHRMLQADVGAGKTAIAIYAMLATIAGGDQAVLMAPTELLAVQHWETINQILKHSRVKRCILTGSLSPSERKTTLEKIASGEQQLIVGTQAVVQKDVQYHNLGLVIIDEQHKFGVMQRAHFSSDQNTPHMLVMTATPIPRSLCLTQFGELDISINTDLPPGRQPVMTSRVSTTPQRKKAWEFLRAQIDAGRQAYIVCPRIDSEDEQNIRSSAEEVYRKLQKSELSTASIGLVHGQMDRGERGEIMKQFHQGAIQVLVSTTVVEVGVDVPNATLMVILQADRFGLSQLHQLRGRVSRGLHRGNCFLFSYTESEDALNRLAVMEQTTDGFEIAEADFQARGPGDIFGTRQHGELPLRVADLKRDESILQQTHAIALRLVEGGEFDQPRFAPLKIRVLERFGQLMDLGQSG; translated from the coding sequence ATGACCGCATCTCCCCTGGAAACTCCTGTTCAATTTCTCAATGGGGTGGGCTCAGATCGCGGCGAACTGCTGGGAAAAATCGGGATTCAAACGGTAGAGGACCTGCTGTGGCATCTGCCCCGCAGTGTTCTGGACCTGACTGACGTCCGCCCCGTCAATGAACTGGAAGAAGATCAGCCCGCATCCGTCTGCGGCAAAGTCGTGGACCTGGATGCCCGCACGATCTCACGCGGTCGTACGATTACGGCGATTCTGCTGGATTGTGGCACCGGGTTTCTGAAGGGAACCTGGTTCAATCAACCCTGGGTCATCAAACGTTTTTTCCAGGGCCAGTTGCTGATGTTTTCGGGTAAACCTAAACGCCGCTCTGGAAAATGGGAAATTTCTCATCCGCAGTTCCAGGTCCTGGAAGAAGATCTGGATGATCCGCAGGGACTGATCTTACCCCGGTACAGCCTGACCGAAGGTATCAAGATGTATCAGATGCGGCGTTACATTCGCGCTGCGGTGGAAGAATACGCTCAGCTGATTCCCGACTATCTTCCGGAGAATTTTCGCGAAACGCAGTCGCTGATTCCGTTGAGTCAGGCCGTGATCCAGATGCATAAACCCCAGACGATGGAGGAATATCATGCCGGCGTGCATCGTGTGATCTACGATGATCTACTGGAATTTCAGCTGGCGCTGGCGATGCGCAGACGACTCTGGACTTGCGTCGATAATGCCCCCTTGCTGAAGGTCACTGCAAAAGTCGATGCCCGTATCAGGCGACTGTTCCCTTATGATTTTACCGAGGGACAAAACCAGGCAATCGAAGAGATTAAAGTCGACCTGGCTTCAGGTCGGGCTATGCATCGCATGCTGCAGGCAGATGTGGGTGCCGGCAAAACCGCCATTGCGATTTATGCAATGCTGGCCACCATTGCCGGCGGAGACCAGGCGGTGTTGATGGCCCCTACGGAACTGCTGGCAGTACAGCACTGGGAAACAATCAACCAGATTTTGAAACACAGTCGAGTAAAACGCTGTATCCTGACCGGCAGCCTGTCTCCCTCCGAACGCAAGACGACACTGGAAAAAATCGCTTCCGGAGAACAGCAACTGATCGTGGGCACGCAGGCGGTCGTCCAGAAAGATGTCCAATACCACAACCTGGGACTTGTGATTATCGACGAACAACACAAATTTGGTGTGATGCAGCGGGCACACTTCTCCAGCGATCAGAACACACCACACATGCTGGTGATGACGGCAACGCCGATTCCCCGTAGCTTGTGTTTGACACAGTTCGGTGAGCTGGATATCTCAATCAACACCGATCTGCCCCCGGGAAGGCAACCGGTCATGACAAGTCGCGTCTCAACAACGCCTCAAAGAAAAAAGGCCTGGGAATTTTTAAGAGCCCAGATCGATGCAGGCAGGCAGGCTTATATCGTCTGCCCACGCATCGATTCCGAAGACGAACAGAATATTCGTTCGAGTGCCGAGGAAGTGTATCGTAAACTGCAGAAGAGCGAGCTGTCGACGGCATCCATCGGACTGGTACACGGTCAGATGGATCGTGGAGAACGGGGAGAAATCATGAAACAGTTTCACCAGGGAGCTATTCAAGTGCTGGTCTCGACGACGGTCGTTGAAGTCGGTGTGGATGTGCCCAATGCGACGCTGATGGTCATTCTGCAGGCGGATCGATTTGGACTGTCACAGTTGCATCAGTTAAGAGGTCGCGTGAGTCGCGGTCTCCACCGGGGAAACTGTTTTCTATTTTCTTACACGGAAAGCGAAGACGCCTTGAATCGACTCGCGGTGATGGAACAGACCACCGATGGCTTTGAAATTGCCGAGGCGGATTTCCAGGCACGAGGACCGGGGGATATCTTTGGAACCCGTCAACATGGCGAATTGCCTCTGCGGGTTGCAGATCTCAAACGGGACGAGTCCATTTTACAGCAAACGCATGCGATCGCATTACGTCTCGTGGAAGGAGGCGAATTTGACCAGCCCCGGTTCGCTCCCTTAAAGATTCGCGTGCTGGAGCGATTCGGACAACTGATGGATCTGGGACAGAGCGGTTAA